In the Bacillota bacterium genome, AACGTGCCGATAGCGCCTGACGTGCGAACCTTGTGCGTTTTCCTGAGCCCTTGAGGTTCGCACTCTAAACGATGAAGGTGTCTTCGGGATCGTAACCCGCCTTTGCACCTACGTGCTCCACCCTACTGTGCCACTTCTTGCCGAGGTTGTAGTACCGCAGGCTGTCCGTATCTGGGTTGATGATTTTTTCAAGAGTGATCCTTAACTTCACAAATTGCTCTGGCTCCAACTGGCATTCGAATACGGAATTTTGCACTCTCTGCCCAAAGTTCACACACTGTTTAGCTACTTGGCGCAAGCGCCGCATACCCTCTTTTGTTGTCGTTTGCACGTCATATGTTATCAGTACCAACACAGCATCGCACTCCTACTTCCAGAAAAATGGCGGGTACTTACCGATATCACCTCTAACATGTCGTGCTAGGAGGAGAGCCTGAGCGTAGGGCAGCAGCCCAACGGGGATCTTTTCACCAAGAATAGGGTGTTGCACCTCTTCTTTCTTGCGTTTTTGCCATGCGTCGATAACAATTTTGCGCGCACCTTCTTTGAGAAACACACCGCCTGCATCTGTAGTTACAAAGTCGTTGGCACACACTTGCTTGCGGTTGATCATACTTAAGGCGAGACGATCAGCTAAGTACGGCCTGAATTCTTCCATTAGGTCAAGTGCAAGGCTTGCGCGCCCTGGTCGGTCGCGGTGAAGGAAGCCCACATACGGGTCGAGGCCGACAGATTCCAGTGCCGAGCGCGCTTCGTGCATCAACAAGCTGTACAAGAATGACAATAGACAGTTGACATTATCGCGAGGGGGCCTTCGACTGCGTCCCTTCATCTGAAAGTCATCTTTTTGCGCCACGATCAAGTGATTGAGTATGCCAAAATATCTCCGCGCGGTGTCGCCCTCGATCCCTCTTACTTCGTCAAGCCCTATTCCCTTGTGCAGTTTGAGCACATTGCGTGCAAAGAGCGCGTGCGCCGCCTGTACGTCTTCTGATTCAGTCACATCTTTATGGTCGCTCAGAAAACGTCGTGAAACCGCTCGGCAATTAACTATTTTCCCCATGACAAACATCCCAGCTAGCTCCGCGGACCTTGTTTCAGAATCTGCCCAGCGGTATTGTTCTCGTCGTAAGAGGACATTGCCCCTTGGGGAGCCTTGAACTGTGGCATGATGACGACCGTGCTCCGTAAGAAAGGATACTGTGACTCCTTTTTCGCAACACAGTCCGAGCAGGGCGGGACTAGCTCCGACATAGCCAAAAGTTACTATTCCCTCAAGATAATGTACCGGCACGCGAAAAGCCTCGTCTTGATCAACCCGCACGACCACGTTTTCGCCGTCCCGTGACAAGTATGCGTCCGGGTTTGTCACATAGAGTACGTTCAGCATTTTTCGCACAACTATACCTCCCTTGCAGAACACTGGGCCGCCAGACTAGGGTACTCACTGTATGATCGTCCTCTGCATCACTTGGCAATGCTAGTTCTTGGTGGCATCAAGCACAGCAGCCGCCAGATAAGCGTCAATCTTGTGCTGATTAGCGCCAAGTTTCGGTAGACAAATCGCAGAAAGCGAGCAATTTTGACACTTCGCGCTTCGCATCGGCGCAGGCGTTCGACCCATGCGGTAATAATGGTGCATAGCGGTCGCTAGGGTATGTACACGTTCACGCAGGTCGCTGCTAAATTTGACGACATGGCGACGCTTAGTTTCGCCATAGTATAGATGGCCGTCTGCGATAGACAGCGCAAGCATTTCCTCTAGGCAGATGGCTTGTGCGCAAAGCTGAACCATATCGCAATCATCTTCTTTTGGTTTGCCCCTCTTATACTCCACTAGATTGTATTTGCCATGCTCTTTTCCGTTATGAACCTCTAAGACATCGGCCACACCATACAATCCGAGCGAGCATGAGGATAAGGAGACACTCCGCATGGTCTTAAATGGATTTCGGGATTCAATAGCGTGAGGGTTGTCGACTCTCTCGTGCATTGCCGTTCCTGCTGCTGTCCACAGGTTGTCGACCCATTGCGCCTCCAAATGAATTAATCCCCATTGGCGCGCACAATAGGCGAAATGCTGAATGCCGGACAATGGCAAGAACTCGTCTTCGTTATATGGACCCATCAGGCTATATTTCGTGCATTACTACGCCTGAGGGAATAGCAGTGGCATTTATACTGACGATGTAATCTCTGTACGAGCGCGCGGGGAAGTCTCTGTTTTTGCGAGTTACTTCAATCAAGTCAAAGAGCCTGTATGCAGGGGCACACCCTAAGGCAGTGTCATGCTCGAAGATAATGAGTTTGCGAGCCGCCATCTTGCCGCGAGCGGCTGAACGGTCGTGATCAAACATATTCATCAGCGCTTTCCACAAGAGATCTAGATCGCGCATGTTGAAAGCCGTCTTTGCAGCTAAGTGCGCAGAGATGAAACCCTCCACTCGGTACAATGCGTAAGGCACGATATGCTTGCGTCCCATCTCGCGGTCTTTCTTGGCTGCGTCGCGCTCGCTGGTCACAGCCATTCGCGTGATAGTAATTTCCTGCTGCACGATAGGGTCAATGCTGCGAGCAAATGATAACTGAACGGGGCCCCGCACCTGGCCGCAGTTCACCTCAGTGGACATTACGGCTCCGAAGGTGCGCACATCGAAGAAGTTTTGACACATAAAGGCAGTCACGGCCTCGGCGTCCTTCTTTTCTTTCGGCAACTTCTTGTCAGCAGTATTTGGCTCGAGTTTCAATGCTGAGTATGCCTTGCGATGCTGAGTATTTAAAACGGCACTTTCACGCACGTAAATATCGTAACCGTCGCTACCACACATGGCGACATCGATATAGTTTCGAATCTTCCGCTTTAGGCAAACGTCGGTTACTATGCCGTGCCCAGTTTCAACGTCAAGGCGGGGCATATTGCCGGCATCTGGGTCACCGTTCGGATTGCCGTTTTCGACATCAAACAACAATACAAACTCATACCTCTTGTTGACAACTTCCATCATCACTCTACACTCTCCTTCTTTTCGCTCTTAACATATAGAGCGTTGCGCTGCTGATAGTACCCGAGAATAAACTGCCCCTGGCCATCAAGCCCTAAATGGGAAGGGAAACGATTGATTAAGGACACGATACCCCCAATTCTTCGATCCATGGCTTGCCCGTATTCGGCCTTAGCAACATGGTGCTGCGCCAGCCTGAGCAAAATGGGGAACACTGAATTCGGAGAGGCTGACGCAGAACCGAAATATCTATCGCGGATAGTGGCATTGATGCCCGGATTAGCGTCAGTTTGTGCCTTTTCTAGTACGGCAAAGAGCCGGCCGAGGAGATAACCCTCATTGCGTGACTGTTCGTTCAGAGACATCGTAAACTGCACCTCACTTCCTTTGTTACTTGACCGATACTTTCGTGCGAGATAGGCCTTAATGACGGACACGCGTACGTAATTTACTTCGCGATCAGCTCGTATGCGCGTAATCATGGCGCTATAAACCGCTGTAGGATATGGGGCACCAGTGAGAATGGCGCGCATAAGAACTCCGCCAAGCAGAGGAGATATCCGCTTGCTATCTTTTAGGGGTGCAGCCTCTTTCAGAATGAGGCTAATGGGCACGACGTCCGGATTTGTAGTGAACGTTTTCTCTAGTGCCATGTCGCAATGATGACGTCCTATGAGCTCAATAAAGCTGCCATAGTTGTTAGCATGACAAAACCTCACCGCCAGACGGCTAGCATTAGGAGCAAGCCCGAGGATATAGAACATTGCGCCATACCTAAGGCCGTCGCTCCCTTCTAGCAAGGGCTTGCCCGCACGAATCCTCTGCAATATGTCGTAAACAAGCTTAGTAGTCTCAGGGTCCTGGCGAAGCTGCCCGGCTGTAGTGTCTCCGCCATCGTCCTCTGCATAGATCGAAGGGTTGAGCAGGGCAGTCAACAAGTCTTCCTCACGTCCGCCTCCATGCACCTCTGCCCACAGCACAACTGTGGCGTCGCCAATCCTTACGCGGTGCTTCTCACTGCTCAACAGATGATTCAGAGCTGTAGTGTATCCAAACGCTGCCTCTTCGCTAACGGGCGAGTTAAAGCTTTGCTCTTTTCCGTAGGAAGTAAAAGCAGGCTTGTTGAATGAGACTAGGGCAGCCCCCGAAGACTGCGCTCCCGTAACCCCTTTGATGCTAGAGTGTAGGCGAGCCAGCGGTGCTGTTTTGCCAGTCACCAAACACTGGCCGTGCACCAGAGAAGTGCGCACGTCATTATGTCGATGCCACACCGCAATGACACTCGCTTGCTCATGCAGGTAACCCGCTCTGTCGCGTAAACGAAATACAATGGTCCCCCCCTCTGCCAAACTTTCGGCATGACGTGCCACCACTGGATGAGAGAGCGCCTTTTCAGGTTGCCAAGCTCGCAAGAATAGAAGTAAGGCTAGCGCTCCCTGTTCGTCAACTGCCGAGAGAAGTCGCTCATGAAGGGCCACAAAAGCCGCAAAACAATCGCGAACGCGCGCCTCTTTTTTGCCTTTTTGCCCTAAGCCTAAGACATACGAACAGTTGTCTGCCATAAAATTAGCGCTGATGGCTATGGTACGCTTTTGTTGCGCGGGTACATCTATAGTACGTGTGACTAACTTGCCACGCCGCTCTACGCGTAAATCGAGAATGTCAACTAGCTCCCCCTCTGGTGACAACAAAATACCGTGCCCTACCTTGGCCTTGCTTAAGCCTGGCCTACTGATACTAGAGTCCGGGTCAGCTAGCAGTGTTTCATAATGTCGGTAGAGCGCGCTAACAATCATGCGAAGTCACCCCCTTGTTAAGGCTTGGCACGCTGATTACCCCGTCCACCATAGCGGCTCGAAAAAAAATAGCATTCATGTCATTATCGTGGTCTATGTCGTGCAACATCCACCCGATATCCTTTTCACCCTTGTGTACCGACAACGGGGTTACCTCATGCTCCTCAAGAAGGCGGAACATAGCCGGAAACTCCCGGCAGCCTAAGTAGGGCTGCTGGAAGCATTGTCCTTGCCGTGCACGCCTAGTGACTATGGCAAAGTGCTTATCAGCACTATCATTAGGTCCTGCAGATGGCGTCATCTCAAAATGCGCCCGAATGACATAGGCAACATTACGCAACAAAAGTGTCGCCCTCTGTTCGCGCTCATCGGCGGCATATTGGCACAAAGTCGTCGGAGACCCATGCATAGCCTGCCGTACTAACGACGGAAGAATTTTACCCTCAACTTCATTTCGCCGCAGATTGTCGAATCTTATTTCGTTCAACACATGGATTTCATCTATCACCCACTTAATGGACGGTTTCCAATGAATGGCCTCGAGAATGCCACGTGCCGAGGACGGGGTAATGACGTCATAACTAACGCGCTCCACCTTCATTTCTGGTCGCGTAAAGCAAGCGCGCTCACCCCACACCAACAGGCGTATTCCGTGTCCCATAGTCGCTTCCCTCCTTACTACACCATCAAAGTGTCCTGCAAAAATGCACTCTCTGCCAGGGGCTTCAACCCAATTTCTACGCAGTAAAACTCCTTCATAACCTCCTCTCGCAAAACAAAATACGTTTCCCCTACCGAGACTAATGCGTTACTGTGTATTAGCTCCTTAAACTCGCCGACATACACCTCCACTCCATAGCGTTGTAACTTTCTCGCGAAAGTGCCAGGAAAACGACTTTGTTCGGCCGTAGCCAGGGCTTGTTTACATACATCATCCCAGGGGATGAGGACAGTATGCGTGTCATTGTCAATTAGACTAAATTTCTCGGCCACCGTTCTAAAAGGGAAACATAGTTTCCGTTCTTGCTCCCTAATTTCTGCAAGTATTTTCTCCTTGTCCAGCTCGGCATCGTCTATTTCATAAAGCAACGAGAAGTAATCTCGAATGCTTCTCGCATGCAAGGGGTCTTCGTGCATATCCATAACAACACCCCCGAGCGAGGCTGTGCGTTGGAGCCAACCCTTAGGCATGCCATGCTTGTCTGGCCAAAAAACGTACACTTGACCCTCTGGCAAACGACCTTCTCGGTTACAGCGACCGGCAGCCTGCGCGATGGAGTCTATGCCAGCCATACTTCTATACACTACAGGAAAATCGATGTCTACCCCTGCTTCAATGAGCTGTGTCGAGATCACCCTACAAGTCTGACCGTTTTTAAGCCGGTCCTTAATCGCCTGGATCACTGTCGTCCTATGCGCTGGACACATACGCGTACTAAGGTGAAAATTATGGTCCCCCTGTAACATTGCGTGTAGCAGCCGAGCGTGTTTTTTGGAGTTAACAACACACAAGACTTGGTGTTGCTCAGACAACCGCAACGCTAAATCAGAATCAGACAGTTCGCCAAGATTTTGCACGCGGACTCGTTTGAAGTGGTCGTATAGATCGCTCGGATCACCTATTATTTCCACAGGGACCAGCGAGGCTGGCAAGAGGCTCTT is a window encoding:
- the cas2 gene encoding CRISPR-associated endonuclease Cas2 — encoded protein: MLVLITYDVQTTTKEGMRRLRQVAKQCVNFGQRVQNSVFECQLEPEQFVKLRITLEKIINPDTDSLRYYNLGKKWHSRVEHVGAKAGYDPEDTFIV
- the cas1c gene encoding type I-C CRISPR-associated endonuclease Cas1, giving the protein MRKMLNVLYVTNPDAYLSRDGENVVVRVDQDEAFRVPVHYLEGIVTFGYVGASPALLGLCCEKGVTVSFLTEHGRHHATVQGSPRGNVLLRREQYRWADSETRSAELAGMFVMGKIVNCRAVSRRFLSDHKDVTESEDVQAAHALFARNVLKLHKGIGLDEVRGIEGDTARRYFGILNHLIVAQKDDFQMKGRSRRPPRDNVNCLLSFLYSLLMHEARSALESVGLDPYVGFLHRDRPGRASLALDLMEEFRPYLADRLALSMINRKQVCANDFVTTDAGGVFLKEGARKIVIDAWQKRKKEEVQHPILGEKIPVGLLPYAQALLLARHVRGDIGKYPPFFWK
- the cas4 gene encoding CRISPR-associated protein Cas4 yields the protein MMGPYNEDEFLPLSGIQHFAYCARQWGLIHLEAQWVDNLWTAAGTAMHERVDNPHAIESRNPFKTMRSVSLSSCSLGLYGVADVLEVHNGKEHGKYNLVEYKRGKPKEDDCDMVQLCAQAICLEEMLALSIADGHLYYGETKRRHVVKFSSDLRERVHTLATAMHHYYRMGRTPAPMRSAKCQNCSLSAICLPKLGANQHKIDAYLAAAVLDATKN
- the cas7c gene encoding type I-C CRISPR-associated protein Cas7/Csd2, with protein sequence MMEVVNKRYEFVLLFDVENGNPNGDPDAGNMPRLDVETGHGIVTDVCLKRKIRNYIDVAMCGSDGYDIYVRESAVLNTQHRKAYSALKLEPNTADKKLPKEKKDAEAVTAFMCQNFFDVRTFGAVMSTEVNCGQVRGPVQLSFARSIDPIVQQEITITRMAVTSERDAAKKDREMGRKHIVPYALYRVEGFISAHLAAKTAFNMRDLDLLWKALMNMFDHDRSAARGKMAARKLIIFEHDTALGCAPAYRLFDLIEVTRKNRDFPARSYRDYIVSINATAIPSGVVMHEI
- the cas8c gene encoding type I-C CRISPR-associated protein Cas8c/Csd1 yields the protein MIVSALYRHYETLLADPDSSISRPGLSKAKVGHGILLSPEGELVDILDLRVERRGKLVTRTIDVPAQQKRTIAISANFMADNCSYVLGLGQKGKKEARVRDCFAAFVALHERLLSAVDEQGALALLLFLRAWQPEKALSHPVVARHAESLAEGGTIVFRLRDRAGYLHEQASVIAVWHRHNDVRTSLVHGQCLVTGKTAPLARLHSSIKGVTGAQSSGAALVSFNKPAFTSYGKEQSFNSPVSEEAAFGYTTALNHLLSSEKHRVRIGDATVVLWAEVHGGGREEDLLTALLNPSIYAEDDGGDTTAGQLRQDPETTKLVYDILQRIRAGKPLLEGSDGLRYGAMFYILGLAPNASRLAVRFCHANNYGSFIELIGRHHCDMALEKTFTTNPDVVPISLILKEAAPLKDSKRISPLLGGVLMRAILTGAPYPTAVYSAMITRIRADREVNYVRVSVIKAYLARKYRSSNKGSEVQFTMSLNEQSRNEGYLLGRLFAVLEKAQTDANPGINATIRDRYFGSASASPNSVFPILLRLAQHHVAKAEYGQAMDRRIGGIVSLINRFPSHLGLDGQGQFILGYYQQRNALYVKSEKKESVE
- the cas5c gene encoding type I-C CRISPR-associated protein Cas5 is translated as MGHGIRLLVWGERACFTRPEMKVERVSYDVITPSSARGILEAIHWKPSIKWVIDEIHVLNEIRFDNLRRNEVEGKILPSLVRQAMHGSPTTLCQYAADEREQRATLLLRNVAYVIRAHFEMTPSAGPNDSADKHFAIVTRRARQGQCFQQPYLGCREFPAMFRLLEEHEVTPLSVHKGEKDIGWMLHDIDHDNDMNAIFFRAAMVDGVISVPSLNKGVTSHDC